DNA from Polaribacter sp. NJDZ03:
CTAAATTTATTTTTATTTGGATAAATGAATAACTCAGTATAAAATTTATTTTTTTTGATAAAGTTTATTAAGACTTAAAATTTAATTATAATATAATAAAAAAAGGAGGTTAACAATTGTTAACCTCCTTTTTTTATTTAGTTTCTATTCCGTTTAAAGGAATAATTTGTTTATAATAAACATTAAAAGAGTATAACAAAGAGTTAAGTAAAATCATGCTAATGCTGTGTAATTATAAACACCTTAAATATAATTAATATGCTTGTATAAATATTGTATTTTATTTCACTAATTTTTTTTAGATATATTTAGAACCGCATATAACTTATGTGTATCATTATTGTTGATAACAAGCAGTAGTTTACCTTTCTTAGAATTAAGAATTAACATATTTCTTACATCTTTATCAGCAAATAAACCAGTGGTAACATTAGACACGTATTTATAAAACCCTTTTTTATCACCTAGTAATAGAACACCTGTTCCTGCATCTGCTCTGGTAGTTTCTACTTCAGACATGTAATTATTTCCTGCTAGAATTAAGTCATTAATATTATCATCATTTATATCTTCAGAAATAATACTATTTATAAGTGATTTTTGAACATGATTAGAAAATGGTTCAAATTTAAATGTACCTTTTCCATCATTTTTAAAAATACCTGATTTAAACTGATTTACCTCGTAGTGCAAAGCGCTTTTAATTCGCGAGCCTAAAATACCTTCTAAATCACTATTGGCAAATTCATTGTAAGATTTTATTTTATTTTTTAAATGTGGTAATTGTTGTGCAGTACAACCTTTTCCTCTAACGGGAACTTGTTTGTTATTATAGTATTTTGCTAAAAAAATATCTTGAACACCGTTAAAATCAAAATCGTTTGTATAAATATGAAATGGTTTTTCTTTGGATGCATGAAACTTATAGTTTGTACCTAAATTTCCTGCAATAATGTCTTTATCTCCATCATTATCAACATCAGAAACTAAAATCTTATTCCACCAACCTTTGGCATCTTTTAATGCTAGATACTCGTTGCTTTTTATAAGTTTACCATTTTTGTTGATGAAAACTTCAATACCCATCCATTCTCCAGTAACAATTAAGTCCACTTGATTATCATTATTTATATCTGTCCAAACGGCATCTGTAACCATGCCTATAAATTCTAAATCTGGAGCAAGACTAGGTGTTGCAATAGTAAATTTACCACCATTATTCACCAAAAGAAAACTTTTTGGAGCAAACGGATATTTTTCAGGGATTACTCTTCCGCCAACAAAAAGATCTTGGTCTCCATCATTGTCATAATCATTAGCGACAACAATAGAACCTGCGGAAACCATTTCTGGTAGGGCGGTAGTAGATTTACTAAATTTCCCTTTTCCGTTGTTGATGTACAACCTATCTAATAACATTTTTGGTAAACGACCAAATTCATAGCTACCACTTACCACATATAAATCTTGGTCTCCATCCCCGTCTGCATCAAAAAATGTAGCACCAACATCTTCTTGGTTTCGATCTCTAATAAAATCTGGAATATTAGTAGTTTTAAAGCTCCCGTTTGGGGTACTTAATAATAATTTACCAGCTTGTTTTCTTCCTCCTCCAATATAGACATCATCAAAACCATCATTATTAATATCAGCTTTAGCTACCGCAGGACCTGTTTGAGATAATTTATGCGGTAATAATACTTGCTTGTGGTAATCATTAAAATAAGGATCGTTATGTGTATACTTAAATTGTTCCTCGGAAAATAGTGTAGAAAGCCTTGTTTTTTTTGATTTAGGAATGTCTGTAGCGTTAGAATATTCTAAAACAATAGCTGTGTTTATAGCAGGGGTCTGTATTTTTTGACGTTTACCATCTTGCCAAACTACTTCTGCTTTTAAAACTTTAGCATCTTTATGTATTCCAAAATGTAATTTATTGGAAACGGCAGATAAAAAGCCACGTGTATTAATTAGTTGTCTAGTTTGTATAGCCCCATCATTCATATATAAATTAACAATTGTACCCACTCCAAATTTATTATTACTTGGACCATTTAGAGAAAATTGTAAAAAGTTACCGTTTTCTATTTCACGAGCGTTATTTTTTAAGATAGTTGCAGGCTCATTAATATTATTTACAATTAAATCTAAATCACCATCATTATCTAAATCTGCATATGCAGCTCCATTAGAAAATGTTGGTTTTCCACTATTCCATTCATCCGAAGTATTTTTAAAGGTTAGGTCGCTGTTATTCTTGAAGAAATAGTTAGTTAGTTTTTGTTGAGGTAGCATTTTAGCATATTCAAAGAAATCTTCTTTGGTTGGTTTTCGTCCTTTTGCCCGTAAAGTAGCTAAAATTTTATTGTTAGAATCTCTATCAATTACATCTCTAAAAACGCCATTTGTTACAAAAATATCATTGTGCCCGTCTAAATCGAAATCTGCGGATAATAAAGACCAACTCCAATCGGTATCTCCAATTCCTGCCATTTTGCTGATTTCACTAAACGTTCCATTGCCATTATTAACTTGTAACATATTGTGCATGTATTGGTAATGATATCCTGACTTTGTCATAGATTCAAAATTTTCAATAGAGGTCATACCCATTGTGGTTTTAGAACGAATATAATCTTCCGGATTCATGTCTAATGTCATTAAATCTAAAAGACCATCATTATTAATATCCGCTACATCTCCGCCCATGGTATTAAAAGCCATGTGCTTGATTACTTTGTCTCTGCCTTCAGAAAAAGTACTGTTTCCATTGTTTAGATATACGTAATCTGGTATGTTAAAATCGTTATTAACATAAATATCTAAAAAACCATCATTATTTAAATCGGCAACTTGCGGATTTAAACCAAACCCGGTTTCTGGTAAGATTCCAGATTTTATAGAAACATCAGTAAAATGACCAGTACCATCATTATTATATAAACGATCGCTACCTTTTAGGGTGATGGTTTTTGGATCTTTTTGTAAAGCTAAAAGATCTATAATATCTGTTTGACTTCTATTAATAATATCTCCTGCATTAGAAACAAAAACATCTAAATCGTTGTCATTATCATAATCAAAAAAGATGGCATTTATGGTTCTGTTT
Protein-coding regions in this window:
- a CDS encoding VCBS repeat-containing protein, with protein sequence MSNLTIINTAFFVKSIFFLILISLFSCDKKIKKTTIKVDVKKLFITVLPKDSGVDFQNSLIESPDANYFQYNYMYIGAGVATADFNNDGLVDILFSSNTSDNKLYINKGNFKFEDISKKAGIIKRPGFDTGVTIADVNNDGYLDIYLSRGGWIDENHQFANMLYINNGDLTFTEKAKELGLDDENRTINAIFFDYDNDNDLDVFVSNAGDIINRSQTDIIDLLALQKDPKTITLKGSDRLYNNDGTGHFTDVSIKSGILPETGFGLNPQVADLNNDGFLDIYVNNDFNIPDYVYLNNGNSTFSEGRDKVIKHMAFNTMGGDVADINNDGLLDLMTLDMNPEDYIRSKTTMGMTSIENFESMTKSGYHYQYMHNMLQVNNGNGTFSEISKMAGIGDTDWSWSLLSADFDLDGHNDIFVTNGVFRDVIDRDSNNKILATLRAKGRKPTKEDFFEYAKMLPQQKLTNYFFKNNSDLTFKNTSDEWNSGKPTFSNGAAYADLDNDGDLDLIVNNINEPATILKNNAREIENGNFLQFSLNGPSNNKFGVGTIVNLYMNDGAIQTRQLINTRGFLSAVSNKLHFGIHKDAKVLKAEVVWQDGKRQKIQTPAINTAIVLEYSNATDIPKSKKTRLSTLFSEEQFKYTHNDPYFNDYHKQVLLPHKLSQTGPAVAKADINNDGFDDVYIGGGRKQAGKLLLSTPNGSFKTTNIPDFIRDRNQEDVGATFFDADGDGDQDLYVVSGSYEFGRLPKMLLDRLYINNGKGKFSKSTTALPEMVSAGSIVVANDYDNDGDQDLFVGGRVIPEKYPFAPKSFLLVNNGGKFTIATPSLAPDLEFIGMVTDAVWTDINNDNQVDLIVTGEWMGIEVFINKNGKLIKSNEYLALKDAKGWWNKILVSDVDNDGDKDIIAGNLGTNYKFHASKEKPFHIYTNDFDFNGVQDIFLAKYYNNKQVPVRGKGCTAQQLPHLKNKIKSYNEFANSDLEGILGSRIKSALHYEVNQFKSGIFKNDGKGTFKFEPFSNHVQKSLINSIISEDINDDNINDLILAGNNYMSEVETTRADAGTGVLLLGDKKGFYKYVSNVTTGLFADKDVRNMLILNSKKGKLLLVINNNDTHKLYAVLNISKKN